The genomic stretch agccagaccactctccctgtagagtattgaaacattatccaagtagaggaaacctccaaaaacacatacaattgtaccaggagccagaagaaataatctagcaactaaccttAAGTATgtcatgatctctttaaatagtgctggtgtggcagtccttcatgccctttaagtcctggCATTGGTTTGAGTGTGGCGTTCCAAAATACCAACAttgccttcaaatcagcgttgcactctgATCCGTGTTATATTCTccgtactctacatgctgccagcggtTATTAGGTGTGcacacaaacccctttaccaagatggcgtcctgtggACTTCCCATTACAAGTATGCACGCacatctcggaccccattttcaGGTCTTAGGTGTCTGCGTATGCCTAAAAAaatggcgctacacggcccaatttcacctgcgatgtttccacttgtgggggagaccaaaactaggggccatatatataaaatagtcactaataaatccaataggggattcaggctataattctttacccagagagtggttggaatgtggaactcactaccactaggagtaattgaggcgagtAGCATAAATACATttcaggggaagttagataaacacacgagggagaaaggaacagaaggttatactgatagggttagatgaagtagggtgggaggaggctcgtgtggagcataaacaccagcatagaccatttgggccgaaaggcctgtttctgtgctgtaaattcaatgtacttttatatatttaatattaGTAATGATGTACCAAGTGCAAAAAGATATTACAGGCTTGAAAAGGTATCTGTGGACACATCCCAGTGTAAGTATTAGGATGCAGCCTTCTGCAGTTGGCACTAACCTCGCCAAAGTTCACAGGGTCAGAGGGCAGGGCCATGAAAAACGGGTCTTTGGCTCCTGGCAGTGCATCTGGCGCACTCCTACCAGAATAGGCTATATAGGGTAACATAaatgatcggggggagggtgcTGTGTTCCTGCACAACAGATTTGAAAGTGCCCCAATGCCCTCTTTATAAGGGGCCACTTCTACTTTTTGAAAGGAATAGCCCCTCTTCTTCAGGAGTCCAGGCATCAATTGCAGCCTGGACCTCCCTCCCTAGTGGGGCCCAATCGTGCCAGGTTGGAAGGCAGTACATTTCTTCTCTCTTGGCATAACATTGGATCTCCTGTGGGCTGAGGGCATTGGAACTCCGAGCATTAGGACTCTTCTTAATTGACCCTACCTCCGCTGAAATGGGTGCTCAAGTAAGGGGTGGACGGAGATTCCACCCCCTACTAGGTCGTGCAGAATAGTCCTGAAAACAGAGACATGGCGCAAGTGGGTCTCTGCTGTTTTCTGGAAGTTCTGCCAGCTGCTCACTGAAGTTAAGGCAGGAAACCAGCAGAAATCACAAAAATAGGGTGGAAAATAGGTACTATATGTTgcacccaaatttccaatatgtgcaCCTGAAAAGCTCCCCACCAGTAGATTCATAAAATTACCTCTTAAAGGTTTACCTTCTTGCAGATGCAAGATGTTTAAtagtatatatagaaataactagATGTAGAATGTCACTGATAAATATGTACAAAATTAATCAATAGAGGTTTTTTGAAGAATGTaatatttttgtgctcatcaaggagaAGATGTCAGTGTTGGGGAATGGAACTCTTGCCATTTCATGCACCCAGTTTTTATATCAAGCACCATCCAGGCTGGTATAAAACAGCCAGATACAGAGCAATGCTCACTCCAGTCTGCCCCAACAACATGCCTCAGTCCCACTCTCAGAACAGCACTCTCTACTGCaatgatgttttttttaaattcattcatgggatgtgggcattgctggcgaggccggcatttattgcccatccctaattgcccttgagaaggtggtggtgagctgccttcttgaaccgctgcagtccgtgtggtgatggttctcccacagtgctgttacgaagggagttccaggattttgacccagcgacaatgaaggaatggcgatatatttccaagttgggatggtgtgtgacttggaggggaatgtgtaggtggtgttgttcccatgtgcctgctgctcttgtccttctaggtggtagaggtcgtgggtttgggaggtgctgtcgaagaagccttggcgagttgctgcagtgcatcctgtggatggtacacactgcagccactgtgcgccggtggtgaagggagtgaatgtttagggtggtggatggggtgccaatcaagcgggctgctttgtcctggatggtgtcgagcttcttgagtgttgttggagctgcactcatccaagcaagtggagagtattccatcacactcctgacttgtgccttgtagatggtggaaaggctttggggagtcaggaggtgagtcacttgctgcagaatacccagcctctgacctgctctcgtagtcacagtatttatatggctggtccagttaagtttctggtcaatggtgacccccaggatgttgatggtgaggaattcggcgatggtaatgccgttgaatgtcaaggggaggtggttagactctctcttgttggagatggtcattgcctggcacttatctggtgtgaatgttacttgccacttatgagcccaagcctggatgttgtccaggtcttgctgcatgcgggctcggactgcttcattatttgaggggttgcgaatggaactgaacactttgcaatcatcagcgaacatctccatttctgaccttatgatggagggaaggtcattgatgaagcagctgaagatggttgtgcttaggacattgccctgaggaactcctgcagcaatgtggggctgagatgattggcctccaacaaccactaccatcttcctttgtgctaggtatgactccagccactggagagttttcccccctgattcccattgacttcaattttactagggctccttggtgccacacttggtcaaatgctgccttgatgtcaagggcagtcactctcacctcacctctggaattcagctcttttgtccatgtttggaccaaggctgtaatgaggtctggagccgagtggtcctggcggaacccaaactgagcattggtgagcaggttattggtgagtaagtgccgcatgatagcactgtcgacgacaccttccatcactttgctgatgattgagagtagattgatggggcggtaattggccggattggatttgtcctgctttttgtgattgAGATTGCCAGTATTGTGTGGTGGGTCTATGCCCACTGGGTTGAAACTACCCATACTCACTTCACAAAGGACCCTTAAAGCCAACAGACAGATGAGATTTCCATCCCATCCTTCTGGGCTCAAATCCCAGAGATGGAAGGCCAGTGCCTACTCCACTGCACCACTCAGTTCCCCCAAGCACCCACTCACCCAAGAATTGAATAAGATTTGATGGTAATATATTTTCCAAAACTGTAAACAAATAATTTACAACAAAGAACCAGGCCATTAGGTCCAACTGCTCTACGCTGGTGTTTATGTATGTTGTCCATTTACCGAATTTACATCAAACGAGCTACTGACCTTCAGGAACATTCATCTTTTGAAGCATCCTTAGCGACATAGAAGCCACAGCAGAACTGGTTGCTTATGGGACAAACCCATTTGCCTTCAGCAAACTTGATGAAACCCTGGAGATGATTTTGACATTTGGGCGACCAACTGGCTGAGAGCTTTTTGAGACCCCAGGCTTTTTAAAATTTGGCAGGCGAGCTGTGGGACACCagggggagaattttaacccccaaggactgGTGacttgggggcgggtgggaaggttaaaattgtaaaattctcaAATCCGACGCCAACTCCGTTTTTAACGGAGGCGCGTCTGGCTGCGTGCAAGTAACCTGCTCACTGGAGatgggtcgatcattatcacaggtGGGTCAATAATTATCACATTCTAACGAGGCTCATTTGAAGAGATTTCAACAggcatttaaatttaacgcctccagcacggctttcccagggctcaggaaactcgccattgaaacggaggtgAGATTAAGAGGCACTTCATGGGGGTGTTTAAAGCTCTGATTGccgaataaaggctcagtgcttacagctgctttctcagttccctctggcaaacatTTTGCAGAGGGTCTTGTGATCATAGACATGTTTTTTCAGATGTTTGGAGGCTTTCAAATGGACTCCTTCGGGATGGTGGGGGGCATCATTGGATGTTTGCGATAGGACATCGGAGGAGGAAGACATTCACCATCCACAGCAGCCACATCGTGCTGCCATGGGAtctgcaggtggacaacagagagatgCACAACAGAGAGATGCACAACACAGATCTGgacaacagagtggagaacagtggAGAGCAGAACAATAGAGAgtccgaggtcacaggaggcactacccacctgagagggtctacagatagAGGCTCAGCTTCTTTGGCCTGTCTGAAGAGTAGTGCTTTCACAagctcagattgagtcagcaaGTGGTCGtagacatctacagcctccttcaagaagagctgctccctactggacctggtggccacgcattgcccatcgctgtaaaagtcactactgccctcaattgCTCCTTCCAGTGCATCACCGgggacatctccagggtctctcagtcggccgcatataaatgtataaggcagatAATGGATGGGTTGTTTTCCAGGTGTCTACTGATGTCACCTTCCCCCACATCGATAGTAGCCACAATGAGTGTGCAGTCGGATTTGCGTCTCTCGCTGGCTTTCCACAGGTGCTGGGTGCCATCGATTGCGCACACGTGGCAATTAGAGGACCATcacatgaaccaggagtttttatcaaccgcaagggatttcattccatcaatgtacagctggtgtgcaaccacaagaagaggttcatgcaggtgtgcaccagattccctgggagcggTCATGATGATTTTAtactgtggcagtccaacattccaaacctcttcctaccaggagccagacttaagggctggctcgtaggagacaagggatactcccttcaaacttggctcatgacaccagtgaGGAACCCCATCAATGAGGCGCAAGAGCGCTTCAACCAGAGCCACATAaccaccagatgtgtcatcaGGCAAGCCACCGGCaagttgaagatgcacttcagatgCCTAGATAGGTttggaggtgcccttcagtactcgccagtaaGCATGTCCAGAATAATCggcgtgtgctgcgtcctgcatgaCATAGctcagcagagaggtttagaggtggagaaggaccaagtcgctcatcaatcatcttctgatgatgAGGACgttgaagaggaagaggaggagatggatcaggacgAGGAGCAATATAAAGATATGGCACCCATTGCCAGACCAGCCACGTATGTTGCTGCCCGGGCTGCCAAGGATGCCCTAACAGCTTGAAGGTTCAGCTAGTGACTGatactggaaaaaaaattacatcctccagttccccccccccctccccccacacacccccaccacttgcacaaaacagtccttgaaCCATGCACATACCCACTGCAAATCCTCCAGTGGGTGCCAACATGTATTGACATTCATTATGAAGCAACTGAACTGAgacgcaataatgggcaagacatggaagTGGTGTTAATCAATAAATTTCATGTGCCgttataaaaaaaggaaacttaacaacataacattttgtCAAACATCCTTgcacatacccttggtgaattacaatagcTTTCTCTTACATGCCCcacacttctatgtggtgcaacccctgtggcttcagcagaggtagaggcaggctgctcagttccctgccctgactgctgagatgctcttggcttacaacctctgggttttggagtcacTGAGGGCCacgccaaagactgttccacctgcacctgtgcaggggcaggctcggccatcgggagaggaggtagcatgttgggtactgcctgaggggggcaacaggtgagaagtgtgagcgctttgagtggagttcccacttccatgtcccttttgccatcatccctctcctgggctagcgccacatcactcctgccagtctgctggagagcagcttggtgcacgTCAGTGATGCATTGTAAAGCCACGGATacagtatctgtcatcctgtttaagacagcagacatctcctgcatggccgtggtcatggcctgcatagattcATTAgaaagccatgcttgaagctccacggaggtggccactctccatggcagacattttcacaattacctgcgccaccaatccaccagTGTTGCAGCTATTGTGGTGAGTGTgcttggcacattttccagtgtcTCTCAAATTTGcaactgtacctctatcattctcctgctcaatgatggcccccggagttcagcatctgtgtcaagctgagcagaacttggagaggaGTGGGCCCCTCGACGTgagctctccacagctgtcccttccgccagtgtctgctcatgctcacttgtggatagtgactcaccaggtgaaaacccaaccaaCTATCTAACTGGACCCACCGAACTGCGAGTATTGTGCCTAtttgctgtatgtcctgtgacggtgcaccctcagaaggaatgaggtcctctgaggaaccgTCGTCAGGCATGTCCACAGACTGTTGTTATatacgtgaaggccctggaagacaaaggaAACCGGATATGAAtcagtcctggcaaagtaacaatcttgacaatcatcacactcaggcttctcatagtccagtcattgatgaaataaagtcaacaTCTGTGTCAGAGAtgtttttaattctgtcaccaggcatctgcaagttcccattctctccatctccgattgacAGGGACGCAGAtatgccacttatctccatggcctcctcctctgcgtctgtcagctggactatttgtggtgggccacctccagtcctctccctctcccttgtattttgctCTCTCTTTTCCTATAAGGCGCAAAAGAACAgaactgtgagtgactgaaggtgatgtattcacccgatggatgcagtgcattcggtgagggtgactatcagacggatgcatcacattgcataaagattggggtgagtggcagcggtggatggataaatggggaggtgaagaagtgcatagaaagtgaaggatgggttatgttgaaacttaagtgggtgtgaggagtgatgtgatggagaacgcttaacaagacagagagagtgagggtggtgggggtgtaGGGGACGGGTGTTGTACATCACAGGATGtgagtgaatcagcaactgtactcacttttctgacctggttagtttcctgcactgcatccaagaccggggcactgtgctcctgctgctcacctcctcagccacctccaacctcgccttcttggtgagagcagcaggtttcttcctcccattgctggggaaattatctccctcctgctcctgactgcacccagcagtaaatCAACGGAAGTATCATTAAATCTGGGTGCTGCTCGCCCTGTATCCATGTTCACtaactctcaccatctccttccaaAACCTCCCAGTTCCTCCAagttccatttttgcattggccctttaaatagttgatTTGAGATCACGTCATCCGAGTGTTCATCACGCCCGCAGtcacagcttggagacgcaaaacccgaAAGGAAAAGTTTAATTAGGCAATCAAGTTAAAATTGGACATTCCGACCTGCTAATTTTTCTTCCAGGTTTCGTGCATGCAATTCCCCTCCCCTGCTCAGAACCCGCCTTTGTGTTACTATCGGGGCCCAGGTGTCCTGATGCAGCTCACCAGATTGAGGCCTTAAGATCAGGCCGGGGCAGCCACCAGCAAGgcaagttgttttttttattctttgttcatgggatgtgggcgtcgctggcgaggccggcatttattgcccatccctaattgcccttgagaaggtgtgggggggggggggtcatgactgcagaagGTGAGGGTCTTAAGTTGGCAGCGGACCAGGTTATTTTGTGGGCgctcctcttaaaggaggagagagaggtagagaggtttagggagggagttccagagcttaaggcttaagcagctgaaggcacagcctccaatgatggagcaatgaaaataggggatgcgcaagaggccagaattggaggagtgcagagatctcggagggttgtagagctgaaggaggttacagagatagggaagggtgaggccatggagagatttgaaaacaaggatgagaattttaaaaatcgaggcattactggaccggaagccaatataggtcagcgagcacaggggtgatgggtgagcgggacttggtgtgagttaggatatggcaaATGTGGGATACTCAGCCTAGTCAGGGTGGTGGAATACCATGGTCACTGGGAAACTGCTTGGTGAGACCATTTACAATGGAGGAaagattgttttcaaatcctagCACTGAATATGATCCACGGATCACAACTAAACACTAAAGGCTAACTAACTGAGGCAAGGAATCAAATAGATTGATAAGATAAAAGAACCACAGCAGTGAAGAGGATTGAGGACACATTGAGGGTGAAATTCATCTTGGGCGATCGTGCGAAACGAGTGATAGCGAAACGAGTGATCGAGAAATGAATGATGGCGAAACGAGTGAAAACGAGTGATGGCGAAACGAGTGATGGCGAAACGAGTGATAGCGAAACGAGTGATAGCGAAACGAGTGATGGCGAAACGAGTGAAAACGAGTGATGGCGAAACGAGTGATAGCGAAATGAGTGATGGCGAAATGAGTGAAAACGAGTGATGGCGAAACGAGTGAAAACGAGTGATGGCGAAACGAGTGAAAACGAGTGATAGCGAAATGAGTGATGGCGAAATGAGTGATGGCGAAATGAGTGATGGCGAAATGAGTGATGGCGAAATGAGTGATGGCAAAATGAGTAAAAACGAGTGATAGCAAAACAAGTGATAGCGAAATGAGTGAAAATGAGTGACAGTGAAATGAGTGATAGCAAAATGTGTGAAAACGAGTGATAGCGAAACGAGTGATAGCGAAATGAGTGATAACGAGCCAAGTGAAAACGAGTGATAGCGAAACAAGTGATAGCGAAATGAGTGATAACGAGCCAAGTGAAAACGAGGGATAGCGAAATGAGTGAAAATGAGGGATAGCGAAATGAGTGAAAACGAGGGATAGCGAAATGAGTGAAAACGAGGGATAGCGAAATGAGTGAAAACGAGGGATAGCGAAATGAGTGATAGCGAAACGAGTGATGGCTAAACAATATCCCGTTTTACACACTGTCCGATTTCAATGGAGAAGAATATTAGGCGGAGTGTAAATCAAGCTGCTGATTTACCTGTTTGGCACTATCGTCCAAGACAATTTTCAGCCCCTGTAATGGATATTTTTAGAATTTAAGTAGGAAATATTCTTCAATCACATCACATGATAAATAATATTCAGTAAATCAGTGTGTTTGCCATTATATACAGATGGACACATTTAAAACTTGTTTCATGTACTGGAATAATCTCACTATTGGTTAGCTACACATAGTGTTCAGTTGATTTCTGTTGTGTTACAGATGTTAATATACAATTTTATTCCCTTATCTTATTCATTTCGAAAGAATGGATTAAATTGCCGTAATTAGTGTATATACTGACTACACCATTTCCCAGTGACTGCCGATTATTCGTCAGTGTGGATGTCATCTTGAATCAATAATAAGGAATGCAATGGATGCTAGCGTTCTTTGGATCCCTTGATGGTAGGTGTTACAAAGTGGAATAAAACTGCCCACAAACTCCACAATATTTATTAGTTTAAAAATAACAGGTACGTTGGAGTGAGTTCAAGAGTTGTTTCCAAATAAAATATCATTTGTGGAAAGAAGATTCTGTGAGAAAATATCAACTCAGCAGTCACACCAtgaaattccctgctctttcctggaAGCAACTACAAAGTATAGTAAGCCCTGGACAACTAAATATAATAGTCCCTAATAAAAATTAATTGGCTTAACTTGCACCAGCTCAAAATAGCACTTACAATTTTCTACTCGTGCAATGAACCATACAATTATGTACATTAAGGGgcaactagataagtacatgagagagaaaagaatagaaggatatgctgatagagttagatgaagtagggttggaggaggcttgtgtggagcattaacactggcatagaccggtttctgtgctgtaaattctacgtaattctttGTACTACATGAATGAACACGTCTATCAAGCCTATTTTgatttgatttattttcctttaaTGTTTTCGATTTCTGAACTCATGATTAGTGGTGATAGGGAATGGAATACTGAGCTGGAGCAAGTTAAGCCAATTAATTTTCATTTAGAAACAGTGGCAGCACCCTGTGTCAAACCAAATATTAGCCTTCATCATAGCACACATTTGTAGCTGGAAGTGACGGCAATCTCAAAGTATGGCATATATTTTCGATTTTTCTTCTCATTGGTGGTTGTGGGTATGTCTGAATTTGGGTGGTATTTCACACCCGAGCATGGATATTCCAACCGGGCATAAATCGGACCAGAAATGGGGAGGTGCGAGAATAGTACCCATCTCACCCATAAGCGCATTGACCGAGGTGTATTTCTGGGGTCAGTGCCATTTGAAAAATGTGAGCAAGCTTTTAGTGTGCAAAGTGGCTGAGAATGGAAGTTCACCTATGGGTGGTAAATCGCACACTCCAGCGGGAGCTTAATGTGGGCAGGCAAAAACAATGTCTACAAGAAGTGAAAAGTGCCAGGGAGCACCTCATTCCTTATTGAAATTTTCCTGGAGAAAGCGAGGACCTGTTTCATAGTCAGGTTGCCAAGAAGAGCAGCTGTAATTGGTTTTCTCAGGCGCaccgaaaacac from Heptranchias perlo isolate sHepPer1 chromosome 5, sHepPer1.hap1, whole genome shotgun sequence encodes the following:
- the LOC137322147 gene encoding putative nuclease HARBI1, with translation MYKADNGWVVFQVSTDVTFPHIDSSHNECAVGFASLAGFPQVLGAIDCAHVAIRGPSHEPGVFINRKGFHSINVQLVCNHKKRFMQVCTRFPGSGHDDFILWQSNIPNLFLPGARLKGWLVGDKGYSLQTWLMTPVRNPINEAQERFNQSHITTRCVIRQATGKLKMHFRCLDRFGGALQYSPVSMSRIIGVCCVLHDIAQQRGLEVEKDQVAHQSSSDDEDVEEEEEEMDQDEEQYKDMAPIARPATYVAARAAKDALTA